A DNA window from Akkermansiaceae bacterium contains the following coding sequences:
- a CDS encoding exopolysaccharide biosynthesis protein has product MEKQPENLEELLERIGGCADGKDKVKVDDIMDAVGGRSFGPLLLLAGVFVSAPGIADIPGVPTVIGLFVLTISVQLISGNDHFWLPRWLLDRKIKSETIRKMTGSKWVKKPAAFIDRLLKERLRFLTGKPAMVAIATVTAVTMLVMPLTEVVPLSANVVGAGAIAFGLSLIAKDGVMALAGFVISAAAVTLAIMGVT; this is encoded by the coding sequence ATGGAAAAGCAGCCGGAGAACCTGGAGGAGTTGCTGGAGCGGATCGGCGGCTGCGCCGATGGGAAGGACAAGGTGAAGGTGGACGACATCATGGATGCCGTGGGCGGGCGTTCGTTCGGCCCGCTGCTGTTGCTGGCGGGTGTCTTCGTCTCCGCCCCGGGCATTGCGGACATCCCTGGCGTGCCGACCGTCATCGGTCTTTTCGTCCTGACCATCTCCGTGCAGCTCATCTCCGGCAATGACCACTTCTGGCTGCCGCGCTGGCTGCTCGACCGGAAGATCAAGTCGGAGACCATCCGGAAAATGACGGGCAGCAAGTGGGTGAAAAAGCCCGCCGCATTCATCGACCGCTTGCTGAAGGAACGCCTGCGTTTCCTCACGGGAAAGCCGGCGATGGTCGCCATCGCCACCGTGACCGCGGTCACCATGCTGGTGATGCCGCTCACGGAGGTGGTTCCACTCAGCGCGAATGTCGTCGGCGCGGGGGCCATCGCCTTCGGCCTGTCCCTGATCGCGAAGGACGGCGTGATGGCGCTCGCAGGATTCGTGATCTCAGCGGCGGCCGTCACCCTTGCCATCATGGGTGTGACGTGA
- the acpP gene encoding acyl carrier protein, protein MSDKSIEERVKDIIVDQLGVSADQVTPEAKFVEDLGADSLDTVELVMAFEEEFDIEVPDEEAEKLQAVGDVVTYINSQQG, encoded by the coding sequence ATGTCTGACAAAAGCATCGAAGAACGCGTAAAAGATATCATCGTTGACCAACTCGGCGTCAGCGCCGACCAAGTGACCCCTGAGGCGAAGTTCGTCGAAGACCTCGGCGCCGACTCCCTCGACACCGTCGAGCTGGTGATGGCCTTCGAAGAGGAGTTCGACATCGAAGTCCCCGACGAGGAAGCCGAAAAGCTCCAGGCTGTCGGCGACGTCGTGACCTACATCAACAGCCAGCAAGGCTGA
- a CDS encoding GNAT family N-acetyltransferase → MSAYDLELLADRHDRKAFQCGRESLDRYLRETAKGHLLKGVAVTRVLVGRDAAAPVPIIGYFTLTTILAEAANWPGAAKGLPGIPIPMVLLARLAVARDWQGKGIARLLLAAAREIAASSMQGTGGVGLAVDAADEELVGFYQKYGFQRINADSLRLFLPLASLR, encoded by the coding sequence ATGTCCGCATACGATCTTGAGCTGCTGGCGGACCGCCACGACAGGAAGGCCTTCCAGTGCGGCAGGGAATCCCTGGACCGCTACCTGCGGGAAACCGCGAAGGGCCATCTTCTCAAAGGTGTGGCCGTCACCCGCGTCCTGGTCGGGAGGGATGCCGCCGCTCCCGTCCCCATCATCGGCTACTTCACCCTGACCACGATCCTGGCGGAGGCGGCCAACTGGCCGGGCGCGGCGAAAGGCCTGCCCGGCATACCGATTCCCATGGTGCTTCTGGCGCGTCTGGCCGTCGCACGGGATTGGCAGGGAAAAGGCATCGCCCGGCTGCTGCTCGCCGCCGCCCGGGAGATCGCGGCATCGTCGATGCAGGGAACCGGCGGAGTCGGACTCGCCGTGGATGCAGCAGATGAGGAACTCGTGGGATTCTACCAGAAATACGGATTCCAACGCATCAACGCGGACTCGTTGAGATTGTTCCTGCCCCTGGCATCACTGCGCTGA
- the fbaA gene encoding class II fructose-bisphosphate aldolase has protein sequence MPIATPEQYRAMLDAAQKGSYAYPAINVTSLTTINGALKAFSEAKSDGIIQVSTGGGEFASGTAVKDAAFGAIILAEACHLLAEKHDVLIALHTDHCHPAKVEGFLKPLLQASRERIAAGKGPLFQSHMFDGSVVDLKENLEISKALLKECAELGIILEVEAGCVGGEEDGHDTSGLPSEKLYTTPEDMVEVYEALQPIGRFLFAATFGNVHGAYKPGAVKLKPSILRDGQKAVMDKHGDSAEMDLVFHGGSGTSSEDLQETLDYGVVKMNIDTDTQYAFTRPIVTHICANIEGVLKIDGEVGNKKHYDPRSYLKKGEQGLCDRMKQACDELRSSGKTIFGTV, from the coding sequence ATGCCTATCGCCACTCCCGAACAATATCGCGCCATGCTCGATGCCGCCCAGAAGGGCAGCTACGCCTACCCGGCCATCAACGTCACCTCGCTGACCACCATCAACGGTGCCCTCAAGGCATTCTCCGAAGCGAAGTCTGACGGCATCATCCAGGTTTCCACCGGCGGCGGCGAATTCGCCTCCGGCACCGCGGTGAAAGACGCCGCCTTCGGCGCGATCATCCTGGCCGAAGCCTGCCACCTGCTCGCCGAGAAACACGACGTCCTCATCGCCCTCCACACCGACCACTGCCACCCGGCCAAGGTCGAGGGCTTCCTCAAGCCGCTCCTCCAGGCCTCCCGCGAGCGCATCGCCGCCGGCAAGGGTCCGCTTTTCCAATCCCACATGTTCGACGGCTCCGTGGTCGATCTGAAGGAAAACCTCGAAATCTCCAAGGCCCTCCTGAAAGAGTGCGCCGAGCTGGGCATCATCCTCGAAGTCGAGGCCGGCTGCGTCGGCGGTGAGGAAGACGGCCACGACACCTCCGGCCTGCCGTCCGAAAAACTCTACACCACCCCGGAAGACATGGTGGAGGTCTATGAAGCGCTCCAGCCGATCGGCCGCTTCCTTTTCGCCGCCACCTTCGGCAACGTCCACGGCGCCTACAAGCCAGGTGCGGTGAAGCTGAAGCCAAGCATCCTCCGCGATGGCCAGAAGGCCGTCATGGACAAGCACGGTGACAGCGCGGAGATGGACCTCGTCTTCCACGGTGGCTCCGGCACCTCCAGCGAAGACCTCCAGGAGACCCTCGACTACGGCGTCGTGAAGATGAACATCGACACCGACACCCAGTATGCCTTCACCCGCCCGATCGTCACCCACATCTGCGCGAACATCGAGGGTGTGCTCAAGATCGACGGCGAGGTCGGCAACAAGAAGCACTACGACCCGCGCTCCTACCTCAAGAAGGGCGAGCAAGGCCTCTGCGACCGCATGAAGCAGGCCTGCGACGAGCTGCGCTCCTCCGGCAAGACCATCTTCGGAACGGTCTGA
- a CDS encoding DUF1778 domain-containing protein, which translates to MKKAPQATGPERNGQRTVRINPRFPEATAARLKEASAIRGQSVAAFVLEAVAREAERVLEEETRWKLSLAESAKIQRLLAKPPAPNAAAKKAAKDLATHVRIRS; encoded by the coding sequence ATGAAGAAGGCCCCACAGGCCACCGGACCGGAGCGTAACGGCCAGCGGACGGTGAGAATCAACCCCCGCTTTCCCGAAGCGACCGCAGCACGCCTCAAGGAAGCCTCCGCGATCCGTGGCCAATCCGTCGCGGCGTTCGTCCTGGAAGCAGTGGCGCGTGAGGCGGAGCGTGTGCTGGAGGAAGAGACCCGCTGGAAACTGAGTCTCGCCGAATCCGCGAAGATCCAGCGGCTCCTTGCCAAACCGCCGGCCCCGAACGCCGCCGCGAAAAAGGCGGCCAAAGACCTGGCGACCCATGTCCGCATACGATCTTGA
- a CDS encoding 4a-hydroxytetrahydrobiopterin dehydratase translates to MSDLLEDEDLTAALKKCPEWEYEKKSITRTVEFEEFMDAIDFVNDLAEIAEEAQHHPDITIRHTKVTLKLTTHDAGGVTELDVELAQRVDNLVD, encoded by the coding sequence ATGTCCGACCTGCTCGAAGACGAAGACCTCACCGCCGCTCTCAAAAAATGCCCGGAGTGGGAGTATGAGAAAAAATCCATCACCCGCACCGTCGAATTCGAGGAATTCATGGATGCCATCGATTTCGTGAACGATCTCGCCGAGATCGCCGAAGAAGCGCAGCACCACCCGGACATCACGATCCGGCACACGAAGGTGACGCTGAAGCTCACCACCCATGACGCCGGTGGCGTGACGGAGCTGGACGTGGAGCTGGCCCAGCGGGTGGACAACCTGGTGGACTGA
- a CDS encoding PEP-CTERM sorting domain-containing protein: MKRVTSPLLAAAFVLLHPQISSAQSSIETSAYVVATNSGYGERYDPLYYSTIGTGNYSPGGAPVSAYGSATFNGIDRNGDDATMTFTGSSSASSGYGRMHTYASGSVQGSYFNPENPEYYNSPSGFVNEEGTPDQIIAYGQAAYSDTFTYTNTSAALTVNFLYQVSGAFLGDAGYHSVYVEFNGQSDYILLRADDGNFINRTWATQPFNILLNEPNAHRATTLSQFDFRPEYHQDGQDYSGTVDFSNTVTLVGMELRDGNGNLVTGWSLNAASGTTYPIPEPSALVLSALGTLALAGRRRR, from the coding sequence ATGAAAAGAGTCACTTCCCCCCTGCTGGCCGCCGCGTTCGTCCTGCTCCATCCGCAGATTTCCTCCGCCCAGTCGTCCATTGAGACGAGCGCCTACGTCGTCGCCACCAACTCCGGCTATGGCGAACGGTATGATCCTCTCTACTACAGCACCATCGGCACCGGAAACTACAGCCCGGGTGGCGCGCCTGTCTCCGCCTATGGCAGCGCCACCTTCAACGGGATCGACCGGAACGGGGATGACGCCACCATGACCTTCACCGGCTCCTCCAGCGCCAGTTCCGGCTACGGCAGGATGCACACCTACGCCAGCGGCAGCGTCCAGGGTTCCTACTTCAACCCGGAGAACCCGGAATACTACAACAGCCCCAGCGGGTTCGTGAATGAGGAGGGCACCCCGGACCAGATCATCGCCTACGGGCAGGCCGCCTACAGCGACACCTTCACCTACACCAACACCAGCGCCGCCCTCACGGTCAACTTCCTCTACCAGGTCAGCGGAGCTTTCCTCGGGGATGCCGGTTACCATTCGGTGTATGTCGAGTTCAACGGGCAGTCGGACTACATCCTCCTCAGGGCGGACGACGGGAACTTCATCAACCGCACCTGGGCCACCCAGCCGTTCAACATTCTCCTGAATGAGCCAAATGCCCACCGTGCGACCACCCTCAGCCAGTTCGACTTCCGCCCGGAATACCATCAGGACGGACAGGACTACTCCGGCACGGTGGATTTCAGCAATACCGTCACCCTGGTGGGCATGGAGCTGCGCGACGGCAACGGGAATCTGGTCACCGGCTGGTCCCTGAACGCCGCCTCCGGCACCACCTACCCCATCCCGGAACCCTCCGCGCTCGTCCTTTCCGCCCTCGGTACGCTCGCCCTGGCGGGAAGACGGCGGCGTTGA